A window from Megalobrama amblycephala isolate DHTTF-2021 linkage group LG9, ASM1881202v1, whole genome shotgun sequence encodes these proteins:
- the LOC125275743 gene encoding uncharacterized protein LOC125275743 — MIRQKHTQEIMASVIQESLPCLGKNAMIHLNSCGIQLVSKKGRLSRTPALHLLPTHAEEPVCLTLSSSSSSFSSSSSIQDQGRAPAQPSEQEKEAENLPPRRPLKLAPLELPLEVREAQRQKIKSAQEAKVAPCKSAETYPRKAKVCWQEGPAKSPERLPLSTITEHHKTLLPVNQVKVGSDRPAGKEAGQGEGNPSVRSAHALENICQSEHGNSQSAAPAKNQDAVKRRLRLRRTQRLEEDQSKSSSLTGGLSADESKQASAGPGQRASEKAIRDASRVLEKASWRNPREPGICEMEAVGKVGRKMAVNDIQEAVF; from the exons ATGATTCGGCAAAAGCACACACAGGAAATTATGGCATCAGTT ATTCAGGAAAGTTTGCCCTGCCTTGGGAAAAATGCAATGATCCATCTAAATAGCTGTGGCATTCAGCTGGTGTCTAAAAAGGGCCGTCTCTCACGCACACCTGCCCTCCATCTGTTACCGACACATGCTGAGGAACCTGTTTGCTTGACACtctcctcatcctcctcctccttctcctcttcctcctccataCAGGATCAGGGTAGAGCTCCTGCTCAGCCCTCAGAGCAAGAGAAAGAGGCTGAGAATCTGCCCCCGAGACGCCCTCTGAAACTCGCTCCGCTAGAGCTCCCCCTAGAGGTGAGAGAGGCACAGCGGCAGAAGATCAAAAGCGCTCAGGAGGCCAAAGTTGCGCCCTGTAAGTCTGCTGAGACGTATCCAAGAAAAGCAAAGGTTTGTTGGCAGGAAGGCCCAGCCAAGTCACCAGAGCGCCTCCCGCTGAGTACCATCACAGAACACCACAAAACACTGCTACCTGTCAATCAAGTCAAGGTTGGTTCTGATAGGCCAGCAGGGAAGGAGGCGGGGCAAGGGGAAGGTAATCCGTCAGTTCGCTCGGCACATGCTCTCGAGAACATCTGCCAATCAGAGCACGGCAACAGCCAATCAGCCGCTCCCGCTAAGAACCAGGATGCAGTCAAAAGGCGTCTAAGACTGAGAAGGACTCAGCGGCTAGAGGAGGATCAGAGCAAATCCAGCTCATTAACAGGTGGATTATCTGCTGATGAGAGCAAACAGGCCTCAGCCGGCCCTGGTCAACGCGCCTCCGAGAAGGCCATCAGAGATGCCAGCCGTGTGCTGGAAAAGGCATCATGGAGGAATCCACGGGAACCTGGGATTTGTGAGATGGAGGCAGTGGGTAAAGTTGGGAGAAAGATGGCTGTTAATGACATTCAGGAAGCCGTGTTCTGA